The genomic stretch CGAACAATTGCGGGCGGCGGGCTATTCGGTGCTCGCCATCGACTACCGGGGCTTCGGCAAAAGCCAGGGCGACCTGCCATCGGAAAGCAGCGTCTATGAAGACGCCCGAGTGGCTTGGGAGCGCTTTCAACAACTGCAGCCCGACCCGGACAAGCGCCTGATCTACGGCCACTCGCTGGGAGGCGCGGTGGCCATCGACCTGGCCGCCGAACTGGGCCGCAACGCCGCCCGGGACCACACCCCCTTGCCGGTTCGCGGGCTGGTCATCGAGTCCACCTTCACCTCCCTGGCGGATGTGGCTGCCGCCGTGGCCGACACCTCATTGCCGGTGCGCTGGCTGCTGTCGCAGAAATTCGACTCCATCGACAAGATCGCCGACATCCACATGCCGCTGCTGGTGGTGCATGGCCAGGCGGATGCGTTCGTGCCGCCCCGGTTCAGCGAGCAGCTGTTCGCCGCCGCACGGCAGCCCAAACGGCTGTTGCTGGTGCCCGGCGGGACGCACAACAACAGCATGGCCCTGGGCGGGCAGAACTATCGCAAGGCCATCGATGCCCTGATGCGTGCGCCCCGGGTGGCCGGTTCGGCGTCGGGG from Pseudomonas ekonensis encodes the following:
- a CDS encoding alpha/beta hydrolase; this encodes MPPAFMTRLRRRRLAFACMAALIIGLPASCAVLEHAERKLLFRIEPGTAGWYHGLPDSVQELDLQPKRFRAGQSIHAWWWPAERANAPAILYLHGVRWNLTGQLFRIEQLRAAGYSVLAIDYRGFGKSQGDLPSESSVYEDARVAWERFQQLQPDPDKRLIYGHSLGGAVAIDLAAELGRNAARDHTPLPVRGLVIESTFTSLADVAAAVADTSLPVRWLLSQKFDSIDKIADIHMPLLVVHGQADAFVPPRFSEQLFAAARQPKRLLLVPGGTHNNSMALGGQNYRKAIDALMRAPRVAGSASGQIARDS